The following coding sequences are from one Sesamum indicum cultivar Zhongzhi No. 13 linkage group LG11, S_indicum_v1.0, whole genome shotgun sequence window:
- the LOC105173272 gene encoding probable carboxylesterase 9 — MSKFDPYEHLNVSLNRDGSLTRYVKLPTSTATGDAQIAGHAVLSKDVTLDSERKTWMRIYRPTKLSSVARLPIIIYFHPGSWIMMSVADTLIHEKSNRLAAEVSSIVIAVEFRLAPEHRLPAQYEDAMDALLWVKNQSSDRVRGDPWIRDYGDLTRCYLYGVSCGANIAFNAALRLPDMRPQPLKLAGIILSQPFFGGKKRTESELKHATDEYFPLPVQDLVWELALPVGADRDHRFCNPSLDEAMKKKARNLCRCLVGVRVDARFDDVGFHGIDLIDTRRATAILNFIKEFV; from the exons ATGTCCAAATTTGACCCCTACGAACACCTCAACGTCTCTCTCAACCGAGACGGCTCATTAACCCGCTACGTCAAGCTCCCCACCTCCACCGCCACCGGCGACGCCCAAATCGCAGGCCATGCCGTCCTCAGCAAGGACGTCACCCTCGACTCCGAGAGGAAAACATGGATGCGAATCTACCGCCCCACTAAGCTCTCCTCCGTCGCCCGCCTCCCCATCATAATCTACTTCCATCCCGGTAGCTGGATAATGATGAGCGTTGCCGATACCCTCATCCACGAGAAAAGCAACCGCTTGGCCGCCGAAGTTTCCTCCATAGTCATCGCCGTAGAGTTCCGCCTTGCGCCAGAGCATCGCCTACCGGCGCAGTACGAGGACGCCATGGACGCCCTCCTTTGGGTCAAGAACCAGTCGTCTGACCGCGTGAGAGGCGATCCATGGATAAGGGACTACGGCGATCTCACGAGGTGTTACCTCTACGGCGTGAGCTGCGGTGCTAACATCGCGTTCAACGCCGCACTGCGGCTGCCGGATATGAGGCCGCAGCCCCTGAAACTCGCCGGAATCATACTCAGCCAGCCGTTCTTCGGCGGGAAGAAGCGAACTGAAAGCGAGCTAAAGCACGCAACAGACGAGTATTTCCCGCTGCCGGTTCAAGATCTGGTGTGGGAACTGGCGCTGCCGGTCGGAGCCGACCGCGATCACCGATTCTGCAACCCATCTCTGGATGAGGCGATGAAGAAGAAAGCGAGGAATCTGTGTAGGTGTTTAGTG GGAGTGCGCGTTGACGCGCGGTTCGACGACGTCGGATTTCATGGGATTGATTTGATCGACACAAGGAGGGCAACTGCCattcttaatttcatcaaagaGTTTGTTTGA